Proteins from a single region of Syngnathus typhle isolate RoL2023-S1 ecotype Sweden linkage group LG10, RoL_Styp_1.0, whole genome shotgun sequence:
- the ing4 gene encoding inhibitor of growth protein 4: protein MAAGMYLEHYLDSIENLPFELQRNFNLMRDLDQRTEDLKGQIDSLAKEYTSNARTLSSEQKLSILRQIQQSYSKCKEFGDDKVQLAMQTYEMVDKHIRRLDTDLARFEADLKEKQIESTDYDSTSSKGKKVDTRQKEKKSAKTRSKVKSSDEDGSPKSAQKKVKLLQTGEFNTPSANFGNVHPSDVLDMPVDPNEPTYCLCHQVSYGEMIGCDNTDCSIEWFHFACVGLTTKPRGKWYCPRCSQDRKRK from the exons ATGGCGGCGGGGATGTATTTGGAGCATTATTTGGACA GCATAGAGAACTTGCCCTTCGAGTTGCAGAGAAACTTCAATCTGATGCGGGATTTAGATCAACGCACAGAAG ATCTCAAAGGACAGATAGATTCCCTTGCCAAAGAATACACATCAAATGCTCGGACTCTTTCCTCCGAACAAAAGCTGTCTATACTGAGGCAAATCCAGCAATCATACAGCAAGTGCAAAGAGTTTGGCGATGACAAAGTGCAACTGGCCATGCAGACCTATGAGATG GTGGACAAGCACATCAGACGCCTGGACACAGACCTGGCCCGTTTCGAAGCCGACCTGAAGGAAAAACAGATCGAGAGCACAGATTATGATTCCACCTCCAGTAAAGGAAAGAAAG TTGACACCAGACAAAAGGAAAAGAAGTCGGCTAAAACGAGATCTAAAGTCAAAAGCTCAGATGAAGACGGCAGTCCCAAAAGCGCCCAGAAGAAAGTCAAACTCCTTCAAAC GGGCGAATTCAACACCCCCTCCGCCAACTTTGGGAATGTGCACCCATCTGATGTGCTGGACATGCCAGTGGATCCCAACGAGCCCACGTATTGTCTGTGCCATCAGGTGTCTTATGGCGAGATGATCGGCTGCGACAACACTGAT TGCTCCATTGAGTGGTTCCATTTTGCGTGTGTGGGTCTGACCACCAAACCACGAGGCAAATG GTATTGTCCACGCTGCTCTCAAGacagaaagagaaaataa